One window from the genome of Pseudomonas sp. L5B5 encodes:
- a CDS encoding GMC family oxidoreductase, whose protein sequence is MATVMKKVDAVIVGFGWTGAIMAKELTEAGLNVLALERGPMQDTYPDGSYPQVIDELTYSVRKKLFQDISKETVTIRHSVNDVALPNRQLGAFLPGNGVGGAGLHWSGVHFRADPIELRMRSHYEERYGKNFIPKDMTIQDFGVTYEELEPFFDYAEKVFGTSGQAWTVKGQLVGEGKGGNPYAPDRSDHFPLESQKNTHSAQLFQKAANEVGYKPYNLPSANTSGPYTNPYGAQMGPCNFCGFCSGYVCYMYSKASPNVNILPALKPLANFELRANSHVLKVNLDSSKTLATGVTYVDAQGREIEQPADLVILGAFQFHNVRLMLLSGIGKPYDPISGEGVVGKNFAYQNMATIKAYFDKDVHTNNFIGAGGNGVAVDDFNADNFDHGPHGFVGGSPFWVNQAGSRPIAGTSNPPGTPAWGSAWKKATADYYTHQVSMDAHGAHQSYRGNYLDLDPVYRDAYGLPLLRMTFDWQENDIKMNRFMVEKMGKIAQAMNPKAIALLGKKVGEHFNTASYQTTHLNGGAIMGTDPKTSALNRYLQSWDVHNVFVPGASAFPQGLGYNPTGLVAALTYWSARAIREQYLKNPGPLVQA, encoded by the coding sequence ATGGCGACAGTGATGAAGAAGGTCGATGCAGTGATCGTCGGGTTTGGCTGGACCGGCGCCATCATGGCCAAGGAACTGACCGAGGCCGGTCTCAACGTGCTGGCGCTGGAGCGCGGGCCGATGCAGGACACCTACCCGGACGGCAGTTATCCCCAGGTGATCGACGAGCTCACCTACAGCGTGCGCAAGAAGCTCTTCCAGGACATTTCCAAGGAGACGGTGACCATCCGTCACAGCGTCAACGACGTGGCCCTGCCCAACCGCCAACTGGGCGCGTTCCTGCCGGGCAATGGCGTGGGTGGTGCCGGCCTGCACTGGTCCGGCGTGCACTTTCGCGCCGACCCCATCGAATTGCGCATGCGCAGCCACTATGAAGAGCGCTACGGCAAGAATTTCATCCCCAAGGACATGACCATCCAGGACTTCGGCGTCACCTACGAAGAGCTGGAGCCGTTCTTCGACTATGCGGAAAAGGTCTTCGGCACCTCGGGCCAGGCCTGGACCGTGAAGGGCCAGCTGGTGGGCGAAGGCAAGGGTGGCAACCCCTACGCGCCGGATCGCTCGGATCACTTCCCGCTGGAGTCGCAGAAGAACACCCATTCGGCGCAGCTGTTCCAGAAAGCGGCCAATGAAGTGGGCTACAAACCCTACAACCTGCCGTCGGCCAACACCTCGGGGCCTTACACCAACCCCTACGGCGCGCAGATGGGCCCGTGCAATTTCTGCGGGTTCTGCAGTGGTTACGTCTGCTACATGTATTCCAAGGCTTCACCCAACGTGAATATCCTGCCGGCCCTCAAGCCGCTGGCGAATTTCGAGTTGCGGGCCAATTCCCATGTGCTCAAGGTCAACCTGGACAGCAGCAAGACCCTGGCTACTGGCGTCACCTACGTCGACGCCCAGGGCCGCGAGATCGAGCAACCGGCTGACCTGGTGATCCTCGGCGCCTTCCAGTTCCACAATGTGCGCCTGATGCTGCTCTCGGGCATCGGCAAGCCCTACGACCCGATCTCCGGCGAAGGCGTGGTGGGCAAGAACTTCGCCTACCAGAACATGGCCACCATCAAGGCCTACTTCGACAAGGACGTGCACACCAACAACTTCATCGGCGCCGGCGGCAACGGCGTGGCGGTGGACGACTTCAACGCCGACAACTTCGACCACGGCCCCCATGGTTTCGTCGGTGGCTCACCGTTCTGGGTCAACCAGGCCGGCAGCCGGCCCATCGCCGGCACCTCCAACCCGCCGGGCACCCCAGCCTGGGGCAGTGCCTGGAAAAAGGCCACGGCCGACTACTATACCCACCAGGTGTCGATGGACGCCCACGGCGCGCACCAGTCCTACCGGGGCAACTACCTGGACCTGGACCCGGTATACCGCGATGCCTACGGCCTGCCGCTGCTGCGAATGACCTTCGACTGGCAGGAAAACGACATCAAGATGAACCGCTTCATGGTGGAGAAGATGGGCAAGATCGCCCAGGCGATGAACCCCAAGGCCATTGCGCTGCTGGGCAAGAAGGTCGGTGAGCACTTCAACACGGCGTCCTACCAGACCACCCACCTGAACGGCGGCGCGATCATGGGCACCGACCCCAAGACCAGCGCCCTGAATCGCTACCTGCAGAGCTGGGACGTGCACAACGTGTTCGTGCCCGGGGCCTCGGCCTTTCCCCAGGGCCTGGGCTACAACCCCACCGGCCTGGTGGCGGCGCTGACCTACTGGTCGGCCCGGGCGATCCGCGAGCAGTACCTGAAGAACCCCGGCCCGCTGGTCCAGGCATAA
- a CDS encoding gluconate 2-dehydrogenase subunit 3 family protein — MSDQDRDNPRREFLRKSLTLIPVVTVASTGLGSSMLAAAPEAAAPAKPGVPNKLPSSGAGYEPTYFSAEEWAFIKAAVERLIPADDMGPGALEAGVPEYIDRQMNTPYAAGALWYMQGPFKADAAPEMGWQSKLVPKEIYRLGIAATDAWCKDLKGQAFAAQDSATRDELLKQLEAGAPQFDTVPAKLFFNLLLQNTKEGFFSDPIHGGNKGLVGWTLIGFPGARADFMDWVERNEPYPFPAVSIRGERA; from the coding sequence ATGTCTGATCAAGATCGAGACAACCCGCGGCGTGAGTTTTTGCGTAAATCCCTGACCTTGATCCCGGTGGTCACCGTGGCCAGTACCGGGCTGGGCAGCAGCATGCTGGCAGCCGCGCCCGAGGCGGCCGCCCCGGCCAAGCCTGGCGTGCCGAACAAGCTGCCCAGCAGCGGTGCCGGTTATGAACCCACCTACTTCAGCGCCGAGGAATGGGCCTTCATCAAGGCGGCGGTGGAGCGCCTGATCCCGGCCGACGACATGGGCCCGGGCGCGCTGGAAGCCGGCGTGCCGGAATACATCGACCGGCAGATGAACACGCCCTACGCCGCAGGCGCCCTGTGGTACATGCAGGGTCCGTTCAAGGCCGATGCCGCGCCGGAGATGGGCTGGCAGAGCAAGCTGGTGCCCAAGGAGATCTATCGCCTGGGTATCGCCGCCACGGATGCCTGGTGCAAAGACCTCAAGGGCCAAGCTTTTGCTGCGCAAGACAGCGCTACCCGAGATGAATTGCTCAAGCAGCTGGAGGCTGGCGCCCCGCAGTTCGACACGGTCCCGGCCAAGCTGTTTTTCAATCTTTTGCTGCAGAACACCAAGGAGGGTTTCTTCAGCGACCCGATCCACGGTGGCAACAAGGGCCTGGTGGGCTGGACCCTGATCGGCTTTCCCGGCGCCCGCGCCGATTTCATGGATTGGGTGGAGCGCAACGAGCCGTACCCCTTCCCGGCAGTATCGATTCGCGGCGAGAGGGCTTGA
- a CDS encoding dual specificity protein phosphatase family protein, producing MSRTRLLPALCLALLALLAPLAQAADRPEHWAQPVEKQYNLYQMSPTLYRSALPDQGAVPLLEKLKVGTVINFLPESDANWLSVPGIQQVQLPYRTNHVDDADVLKALRAIQTAEAQGPVLMHCKHGSDRTGLMSAMYRVVVQGWSKEEALSEMTQGGFGDSAHFKDGIRYMMQADVEKLRTALANGDCSTSVFATCSVRSWFETVSAGKPAN from the coding sequence ATGTCGAGAACACGCTTGCTTCCCGCTCTTTGCCTGGCCTTGCTGGCCCTGCTTGCCCCTCTGGCGCAGGCCGCCGACCGCCCCGAGCATTGGGCCCAGCCGGTGGAAAAGCAGTACAACCTGTACCAGATGTCACCCACCCTGTATCGCAGCGCGCTGCCGGACCAAGGCGCCGTGCCGTTGCTGGAGAAGCTCAAGGTGGGGACGGTGATCAACTTCCTGCCCGAGTCGGACGCCAACTGGCTGTCGGTGCCGGGCATCCAGCAGGTGCAGTTGCCTTACCGCACCAATCACGTGGATGACGCCGATGTGCTCAAGGCGTTGCGCGCGATCCAGACCGCCGAAGCCCAGGGCCCGGTGCTGATGCACTGCAAGCATGGCTCGGACCGCACCGGCCTGATGTCGGCGATGTACCGGGTGGTGGTCCAGGGCTGGAGCAAAGAGGAAGCCTTGAGTGAAATGACCCAGGGCGGATTCGGCGACAGCGCCCACTTCAAGGACGGCATTCGCTACATGATGCAGGCCGATGTGGAGAAGCTGCGCACGGCACTGGCCAACGGCGATTGCAGCACCAGTGTGTTCGCCACCTGTTCGGTACGCAGTTGGTTCGAGACGGTGAGCGCCGGCAAGCCGGCGAACTGA
- a CDS encoding YheV family putative zinc ribbon protein has translation MSEAPVKTKKRFIAGAVCPACSEQDKLMMWSEDDVPHRECVACGYADTLNEQGLSVPKELSTRVNTAALKAADVKVQSVQFFPNPKLKKKTDEPG, from the coding sequence ATGAGTGAAGCCCCCGTGAAGACCAAGAAACGCTTCATCGCCGGTGCGGTCTGCCCGGCGTGCAGTGAGCAGGACAAGCTGATGATGTGGAGCGAGGACGACGTGCCCCACCGCGAGTGCGTGGCCTGCGGTTACGCCGACACCTTGAATGAACAAGGCCTGTCGGTGCCCAAGGAATTGAGCACGCGGGTGAATACCGCGGCCCTCAAGGCGGCGGACGTGAAGGTGCAGTCGGTGCAGTTCTTCCCCAACCCCAAGTTGAAGAAGAAAACCGACGAACCCGGGTAA
- the prlC gene encoding oligopeptidase A yields the protein MSVNNPLLQPYDLPPFSAIRAEHVQPAIEQILADNRAAIAEILKTQATAPTWAGLVLAMDELNDRLGAAWSPVSHLNAVCNSAELREAYEACLPALSAYSTEMGQNRELFQAFDALAKGPEAAGFDVAQKTILEHSLRDFRLSGIDLPPEQQQRYAQVQSKLSELGSRFSNQLLDATQAWTKHVTDEAALAGLTDSAKAQMAAAAQAKDLEGWLITLEFPSYYAVMTYAQDRDLREEVYAAYCTRASDQGPNAGQHDNGPVMQEILDLRQELAKLLGFASFAELSLATKMAESSDQVLGFLRDLASRSKPFAAQDLAQLKAYAAEQGCPDLQSWDSGFYGEKLREQRYSVSQEALRAYFPIDKVLSGLFAIVQRLYGIEIAEQKGFDAWHPDVRLFEIKENGQHVGRFFFDLYARANKRGGAWMDGARDRRRTAGGELQSPVANLVCNFTPAAPGKPALLTHDEVTTLFHEFGHGLHHLLTRIEHAGVSGINGVAWDAVELPSQFMENWCWEPEGLALISGHYESGEPLPQDLLQKMLAAKNFQSGLMMVRQLEFSLFDFELHATHGDGRSVLQVLEGVRDEVSVMRPPAYNRFANSFAHIFAGGYAAGYYSYKWAEVLSADAFSRFEEEGVLNAQTGRAFREAILARGGSQEPMVLFVDFRGRAPSIDALLRHSGLSEDAAA from the coding sequence GTGAGTGTGAACAACCCTCTTCTGCAGCCCTACGACCTGCCGCCGTTCTCGGCGATCCGTGCCGAACATGTACAGCCGGCCATCGAACAGATTCTGGCTGACAACCGCGCCGCCATCGCCGAAATCCTCAAGACCCAGGCCACTGCCCCGACCTGGGCCGGCCTGGTGCTGGCCATGGATGAGCTCAACGATCGCCTGGGCGCCGCCTGGAGCCCGGTCAGCCACCTCAATGCTGTGTGCAACAGCGCCGAACTGCGCGAGGCCTACGAGGCCTGCCTGCCGGCATTGAGCGCCTACTCCACTGAAATGGGCCAGAACCGCGAGCTGTTCCAGGCGTTCGACGCCCTGGCCAAGGGCCCGGAAGCGGCCGGTTTCGATGTGGCGCAAAAGACCATCCTCGAACATTCCCTGCGCGACTTCCGCCTGTCGGGCATCGACCTGCCGCCAGAGCAGCAGCAGCGCTATGCGCAAGTGCAGAGCAAGCTGTCCGAACTGGGCAGCCGTTTCTCCAACCAGCTGCTGGATGCCACCCAGGCCTGGACCAAGCACGTCACCGACGAAGCGGCCCTGGCCGGCCTGACCGACTCGGCCAAGGCGCAGATGGCCGCCGCCGCCCAGGCCAAGGACCTGGAAGGCTGGCTGATCACCCTGGAGTTCCCCAGCTACTACGCGGTGATGACCTACGCCCAGGACCGCGACCTACGTGAAGAAGTCTACGCCGCCTACTGCACCCGGGCGTCCGACCAGGGCCCCAACGCCGGCCAGCACGACAACGGTCCGGTGATGCAGGAAATCCTCGACTTGCGCCAGGAGTTGGCCAAGCTGCTGGGTTTTGCCAGCTTCGCCGAGCTGAGCCTGGCCACCAAGATGGCCGAGTCCAGCGACCAGGTGCTGGGTTTCCTGCGGGACCTGGCCTCGCGCAGCAAGCCGTTCGCCGCCCAGGACCTGGCGCAGCTCAAGGCCTATGCCGCCGAACAGGGCTGCCCTGACCTGCAAAGCTGGGACAGCGGCTTCTATGGCGAGAAGCTGCGCGAGCAGCGCTACAGCGTGTCCCAGGAAGCCCTGCGGGCCTACTTCCCCATCGACAAGGTGCTGTCCGGCCTGTTTGCCATCGTCCAGCGCCTGTACGGCATCGAGATCGCCGAGCAGAAGGGCTTCGACGCCTGGCACCCGGACGTGCGCCTGTTCGAGATCAAGGAGAACGGCCAGCACGTGGGCCGGTTCTTCTTCGACTTGTATGCCCGCGCCAACAAGCGCGGTGGCGCCTGGATGGACGGTGCCCGCGACCGTCGCCGCACCGCGGGTGGCGAGTTGCAGAGCCCGGTGGCCAACCTGGTGTGCAACTTCACCCCGGCCGCCCCCGGCAAGCCGGCGCTGCTGACCCACGATGAAGTCACCACCCTGTTCCACGAGTTCGGCCATGGCCTGCATCACCTGCTGACCCGTATCGAGCATGCCGGCGTGTCCGGGATCAATGGCGTGGCCTGGGATGCGGTGGAGTTGCCGAGCCAGTTCATGGAGAACTGGTGCTGGGAGCCGGAAGGCCTGGCGCTGATCTCCGGTCACTACGAAAGCGGCGAGCCGTTGCCCCAGGACCTGCTGCAGAAGATGCTGGCGGCGAAGAACTTCCAGTCCGGGCTGATGATGGTGCGCCAGCTGGAGTTCTCGCTGTTCGACTTCGAACTGCACGCCACCCATGGTGATGGCCGCAGCGTGCTGCAGGTGCTCGAAGGCGTGCGCGACGAGGTTTCGGTGATGCGTCCACCGGCCTACAACCGTTTCGCCAACAGCTTCGCCCACATCTTCGCCGGCGGTTATGCCGCGGGCTACTACAGCTACAAGTGGGCCGAAGTGCTGTCGGCCGACGCCTTCTCGCGCTTCGAGGAAGAAGGTGTGCTCAACGCCCAGACCGGCCGTGCCTTCCGCGAGGCGATCCTGGCCCGTGGCGGTTCCCAGGAGCCGATGGTGCTGTTCGTCGATTTCCGCGGACGGGCCCCGTCGATTGACGCACTCTTGCGCCACAGCGGCCTCAGCGAGGACGCGGCAGCATGA
- a CDS encoding gamma carbonic anhydrase family protein, whose translation MAIRTYQDHTPQLGERAFVDRSAVVIGDVEIGADSSIWPLTVIRGDMHRIRIGARTSVQDASVLHITHAGPFNPDGFPLLIGDDVTIAHKVMLHGCSIGSRVLVGMGSIVMDGAVVEDDVIVGAGSLVPPGKRLASGFLYVGSPVKQVRPLTDKERAFFTYSAGNYVRLKDQHLAEGYDQP comes from the coding sequence TTGGCCATTCGTACCTACCAGGACCACACGCCGCAGTTGGGCGAACGGGCCTTTGTCGACCGCTCGGCGGTGGTCATCGGCGACGTCGAAATCGGCGCCGACAGCTCGATCTGGCCCCTGACCGTGATCCGCGGCGACATGCACCGCATCCGCATTGGCGCGCGCACCAGCGTGCAGGACGCCAGCGTGCTGCACATCACCCACGCCGGCCCGTTCAACCCCGACGGATTCCCGCTGCTGATCGGCGATGACGTGACCATCGCCCACAAGGTCATGCTCCACGGTTGCAGCATCGGCAGCCGGGTATTGGTCGGCATGGGCAGCATCGTCATGGACGGCGCGGTGGTAGAGGACGACGTGATAGTCGGTGCCGGCAGCCTGGTGCCACCAGGCAAGCGCCTGGCCAGCGGCTTTCTCTATGTCGGCAGCCCGGTGAAGCAGGTGCGGCCACTGACCGACAAGGAGCGCGCGTTCTTCACCTACAGCGCCGGCAACTATGTGAGGCTCAAGGACCAGCATCTGGCCGAAGGCTACGACCAGCCCTGA
- a CDS encoding HAD family hydrolase, which translates to MHYQSVLFDLDGTLTDPREGITRSIQFALGKLGIDEPDLSKLEPFIGPPLLQAFMQFYGFDEARAWEAVNFYRERFKVTGLYENRVFDGVTPLLETLGGQGRQLYIATSKPWVFAREIARHFDFAKHFKVIYGSELDGTRTDKVELIAHLLEQEQLDPASTLMIGDRKHDLIGARRNGLDAAAVGYGFGSHEELSAEAPAYHFQTLEQLHQAFLQR; encoded by the coding sequence ATGCATTACCAAAGCGTATTGTTCGACCTCGACGGCACCCTTACCGACCCCCGCGAAGGCATCACCCGCTCGATCCAGTTCGCCCTGGGCAAGCTGGGCATCGACGAGCCGGATCTGAGCAAGCTGGAGCCCTTCATCGGCCCGCCGTTGCTGCAGGCCTTCATGCAGTTCTATGGCTTCGACGAGGCCCGGGCCTGGGAGGCGGTGAATTTCTATCGCGAGCGCTTCAAGGTCACCGGCCTGTATGAAAACCGCGTCTTCGATGGCGTCACCCCGCTGCTCGAGACCCTTGGCGGCCAGGGCCGGCAGCTGTACATCGCCACCTCCAAGCCCTGGGTGTTCGCCCGGGAAATCGCTCGCCACTTCGATTTCGCCAAGCACTTCAAGGTGATCTACGGCAGCGAGCTGGACGGCACCCGCACCGACAAGGTCGAGCTGATCGCCCATCTGCTGGAACAGGAACAGCTCGACCCGGCCAGTACCCTGATGATCGGCGACCGCAAGCACGACCTGATCGGCGCCCGGCGCAACGGCCTGGACGCGGCAGCAGTGGGTTACGGCTTTGGCAGCCATGAGGAACTGAGCGCCGAGGCACCGGCCTATCACTTCCAGACCCTGGAGCAACTGCACCAGGCGTTCCTGCAGCGCTGA
- a CDS encoding REP-associated tyrosine transposase produces MPDKPHAHRLRIGRYSRSGHIYVLTSVTRNREPLFDNFQAGRLAVAAFKQAEQEQLVSSLAFVVMPDHFHWLIELDRTTLPVLMGRTRSRISVALNRQRRRKGAVWQRGYHDRGIRREEDVQAIARYIVANPLRAGLVKRVGDYALWDAIWV; encoded by the coding sequence ATGCCTGACAAACCCCACGCCCATCGCCTGCGCATCGGACGCTATTCCCGATCCGGCCACATCTATGTCCTCACCTCTGTCACCCGGAACAGAGAACCGCTATTCGACAATTTTCAAGCGGGCCGCCTGGCAGTAGCGGCTTTCAAGCAGGCCGAACAGGAGCAACTCGTTAGTTCATTGGCCTTTGTCGTCATGCCCGATCATTTTCACTGGTTGATCGAGCTGGACCGCACCACGCTACCCGTGCTGATGGGCAGAACTCGCTCGCGCATTTCCGTAGCGTTGAATCGTCAGCGGCGGCGCAAAGGGGCAGTGTGGCAACGTGGTTACCATGATCGGGGCATTCGTCGGGAAGAGGATGTACAGGCCATTGCACGGTACATCGTGGCCAATCCCTTACGCGCGGGGCTGGTAAAGCGGGTTGGCGACTACGCGCTTTGGGATGCGATCTGGGTTTGA
- a CDS encoding aminopeptidase: MNRPCPSHGVLDRVLRFLFPSLMLLLLNGCSSAGYYSQLAGGQLQLLRARTPVAQVLADPSRDPTLRAHLAQSQQARTFASTHLHLPDNRSYRLYVDIGRPYVVWNVFATPEFSLAAQTHCFPIAGCVAYRGYYSQGAARGEAALLQQKGLDVSIGGVEAYSTLGWFDDPIISSMLHWGDERLATLIFHELAHQRFYVKDDTEFNESFATFVEQEGTRQWRSYRGLPPATEGELGQRDQFTQLVLDTRKRLEQLYALPLPAEQMRQRKALEFERMRQDYRQLRDSQWAGSNRYDAWINAPLNNARLLPFGLYDQWVPAFAALFKAVHGDWPAFYAAVEQLGGQPAEQRKAALKALMAGA; the protein is encoded by the coding sequence TTGAATAGGCCGTGTCCAAGCCATGGGGTACTTGATCGCGTTTTGCGCTTTTTGTTTCCGTCCCTGATGCTTTTGCTGCTCAACGGTTGCTCCAGCGCCGGCTATTACAGCCAGCTGGCCGGCGGCCAGTTGCAGCTGCTACGGGCCCGCACGCCCGTGGCCCAAGTGCTGGCCGACCCTTCCCGCGACCCCACCCTGCGGGCCCATCTCGCCCAGTCGCAGCAGGCGCGGACCTTCGCCAGCACGCACCTGCACCTGCCGGACAACCGCAGCTATCGGCTGTATGTCGATATCGGCAGGCCCTACGTGGTGTGGAATGTGTTCGCGACTCCGGAGTTTTCCCTGGCTGCGCAAACCCACTGTTTCCCCATCGCCGGATGCGTGGCCTACCGCGGCTACTACAGCCAGGGAGCGGCCCGGGGCGAGGCGGCGCTGTTGCAGCAAAAGGGCCTGGACGTGAGCATCGGCGGGGTGGAGGCCTACTCGACCCTGGGCTGGTTCGACGACCCGATCATCAGTTCGATGCTGCACTGGGGCGACGAACGCCTGGCCACCCTGATCTTCCATGAGCTGGCCCACCAGCGCTTCTATGTGAAGGACGACACCGAGTTCAACGAGTCCTTCGCCACCTTCGTCGAGCAGGAAGGCACCCGCCAGTGGCGCAGCTATCGCGGGTTGCCGCCGGCTACCGAGGGTGAACTGGGTCAGCGCGACCAGTTCACCCAGCTGGTGCTCGACACCCGCAAGCGCCTGGAGCAGCTCTATGCCCTGCCCTTGCCCGCCGAACAGATGCGCCAGCGCAAGGCCCTGGAGTTCGAGCGGATGCGCCAGGACTATCGTCAGCTGCGGGACAGCCAGTGGGCCGGCTCCAACCGCTACGACGCCTGGATCAACGCCCCGCTGAACAACGCCCGATTGTTGCCTTTCGGCCTGTATGACCAGTGGGTGCCGGCCTTCGCTGCGTTGTTCAAGGCGGTGCACGGCGACTGGCCGGCGTTCTACGCGGCGGTGGAGCAGCTCGGTGGCCAGCCTGCCGAACAGCGCAAGGCGGCGCTGAAAGCCTTGATGGCTGGCGCCTAG
- a CDS encoding DUF1161 domain-containing protein, translated as MKRLALAVASCALATSALAAPKPCEELKAEIEAKIQAQGVPSYTLEIVANDEVHDNNMVVGSCENGTKKIIYQKNDR; from the coding sequence ATGAAACGTTTAGCCTTGGCGGTAGCAAGTTGTGCGCTGGCCACATCGGCACTGGCCGCGCCCAAGCCCTGCGAGGAACTCAAGGCCGAGATCGAAGCCAAGATCCAGGCCCAGGGCGTGCCCTCCTACACCCTGGAAATCGTCGCCAACGACGAGGTCCACGACAACAACATGGTGGTGGGCAGCTGCGAGAACGGCACCAAGAAGATCATCTACCAGAAGAACGATCGCTGA
- a CDS encoding OsmC family protein, with amino-acid sequence MAIKKKASAHWEGDLKSGIGSISTETGVLRDAPYGFTARFEGGKGTNPEELIGAAHAGCFSMAFSMILGEAGLKAQSIDTQAEVTLDQVDGGFAITAVHLVLKARIPGASQQQFDELSRKAKEGCPVSKVLNASITLDATLVG; translated from the coding sequence ATGGCTATCAAGAAAAAGGCTTCAGCCCATTGGGAAGGCGACCTGAAAAGCGGAATCGGCTCGATTTCCACCGAAACCGGCGTCCTGCGTGATGCGCCCTACGGCTTCACCGCGCGCTTCGAAGGCGGCAAGGGCACCAATCCTGAAGAGCTGATCGGCGCGGCCCATGCCGGCTGCTTTTCCATGGCGTTCTCGATGATCCTCGGCGAGGCTGGGCTCAAGGCCCAGAGCATCGATACCCAGGCCGAAGTGACCCTGGACCAGGTCGATGGCGGCTTTGCCATCACGGCGGTGCACCTGGTGCTCAAGGCCAGGATCCCGGGGGCCAGCCAGCAGCAGTTCGATGAGCTGAGCCGCAAGGCCAAGGAAGGATGCCCGGTGTCCAAGGTGCTCAATGCCAGCATCACCCTGGATGCCACGCTGGTCGGTTGA
- a CDS encoding LLM class flavin-dependent oxidoreductase, whose product MKPLSAVKFSTLDLVPVREDGSPAQSLHNSLDLARHVEKFGYTRFWVAEHHNMDGIASSATSVLIGYLAGGTSSIRIGSGGVMLPNHAPLVIAEQFGTLESLYPGRIDLGLGRAPGSDQMTARALRRERSGSADDFPEDVAELMAYLGPRSPEQRVIAMPGTGSNVPVWLLGSSLFSAQLAGERGLPYAFASHFAPRFMHEAIRVYRNHFKPSAVLDKPYVMLGVPLVAADTDEQADYLATSVYQRILALMRGQSLVQRKPVQSMDGLWLPHEKEAVASFLGLAMVGSPAKIRGKLEVLIEQTGADELIFTCDLYEHADRLHSYELLSQIMKG is encoded by the coding sequence ATGAAACCGCTGTCCGCTGTGAAATTCTCGACCCTCGACCTGGTACCGGTGCGTGAAGACGGTAGCCCGGCCCAGTCGCTGCACAACTCCCTGGACCTGGCCCGGCATGTGGAGAAGTTCGGCTACACCCGATTCTGGGTTGCCGAGCACCACAACATGGACGGCATCGCCAGCTCCGCCACGTCGGTGCTGATCGGATACCTGGCCGGTGGCACCTCGTCCATCCGCATCGGTTCCGGCGGGGTCATGCTGCCCAATCACGCCCCCCTGGTGATCGCCGAACAGTTCGGCACCCTGGAAAGCCTCTACCCCGGGCGCATCGACCTGGGCCTGGGGCGTGCCCCGGGCTCGGACCAGATGACCGCCCGGGCCCTGCGCCGCGAACGCTCCGGCAGCGCCGACGACTTCCCCGAGGATGTGGCCGAGCTGATGGCCTACCTCGGCCCGCGCTCGCCGGAGCAGCGGGTGATCGCCATGCCCGGCACCGGCAGCAACGTGCCGGTATGGCTGCTGGGCTCCAGCCTGTTCAGCGCCCAGCTGGCCGGGGAGCGCGGCCTGCCCTACGCCTTCGCCTCGCACTTCGCACCGCGCTTCATGCATGAGGCGATCCGCGTGTACCGCAACCACTTCAAGCCCTCGGCAGTACTCGACAAACCCTACGTGATGCTCGGCGTGCCGCTGGTGGCCGCCGATACCGACGAGCAGGCCGACTACCTGGCCACTTCGGTGTACCAGCGCATCCTCGCGCTGATGCGCGGCCAGAGCCTGGTCCAGCGCAAACCGGTCCAGAGCATGGACGGCCTGTGGCTGCCCCACGAGAAGGAAGCGGTCGCCAGTTTCCTGGGCCTGGCAATGGTTGGCAGCCCGGCGAAGATTCGCGGCAAGCTGGAAGTCCTGATCGAGCAGACCGGTGCCGATGAGCTGATCTTCACCTGCGACCTCTACGAGCATGCCGACCGCCTGCACTCCTATGAACTGCTGTCGCAGATCATGAAGGGCTGA
- a CDS encoding DUF1161 domain-containing protein: MKKLVLAAALFSLAGTALAAGKPCEELKSEIAAKIDANGVPHYSLEVVDKGAAADGKVVGSCEAGSKEIVYKRG, from the coding sequence ATGAAAAAACTAGTTTTAGCTGCTGCTTTGTTCAGTCTTGCGGGAACTGCCCTTGCCGCCGGCAAGCCATGCGAAGAGCTCAAGAGCGAGATCGCCGCGAAGATCGATGCCAATGGCGTCCCTCACTACTCGCTGGAAGTGGTCGACAAGGGCGCTGCGGCTGATGGCAAAGTGGTCGGCTCCTGCGAAGCCGGCAGCAAGGAAATTGTCTACAAGCGCGGTTGA
- a CDS encoding dodecin produces MTDHHTYKKVELVGSSPNSIEDAINNALAEAHKSIKHLEWFEVTETRGHIKDGKAAHFQVTLKVGFRIANS; encoded by the coding sequence ATGACTGATCATCACACCTACAAGAAGGTCGAACTGGTGGGTTCGTCGCCCAACAGCATCGAAGATGCGATCAACAACGCGCTGGCCGAGGCGCACAAGAGCATCAAGCATCTGGAATGGTTCGAAGTGACTGAAACCCGTGGCCATATCAAGGACGGCAAGGCGGCCCATTTCCAGGTCACCCTCAAGGTCGGCTTCCGCATTGCCAATAGTTGA